In Thermovirga sp., a single genomic region encodes these proteins:
- the ispH gene encoding 4-hydroxy-3-methylbut-2-enyl diphosphate reductase, with product MELIFVEPKGFCFGVRRAITALEESLESHGRVYALGSPIHNPQEVERLLSKGLEIIETPSEVPPGGTVFIRAHGISDCIMEELRARNARVLDGTCPFVSRAKEKAALLAREGYTVLILGNKDHPEVRALRQSPEGSVIVVEPGHLADPAWEGLEKVGIVSQTTQRKENLEALVSRVSSAVHETRIFNTICDATSSRQESVARLADSVDGIIIIGGKNSANTTQLFQVASASGSPVLWIEDVDGLKRGWLEGKKRIGIAAGASTPDWLIRKIATRLDSAGSAGEDGW from the coding sequence GTGGAATTGATCTTCGTCGAACCGAAGGGTTTCTGCTTCGGGGTCAGAAGAGCCATAACCGCCCTCGAGGAGTCCCTGGAAAGTCACGGCAGGGTCTACGCTCTGGGTAGCCCGATCCATAACCCCCAAGAAGTGGAAAGGCTCCTCTCAAAGGGCCTGGAGATCATAGAGACCCCTTCCGAAGTGCCGCCGGGGGGCACCGTATTCATCCGCGCCCACGGCATATCCGATTGTATCATGGAAGAACTGCGAGCCAGGAACGCCCGGGTGCTGGACGGGACGTGTCCCTTCGTGAGCAGGGCGAAGGAGAAGGCGGCCCTGCTCGCCCGGGAAGGTTACACGGTCTTGATCCTGGGGAACAAGGATCATCCCGAGGTGAGGGCCCTGAGGCAATCCCCGGAAGGCTCCGTCATCGTCGTGGAGCCCGGTCACCTCGCGGACCCGGCCTGGGAGGGACTGGAAAAGGTTGGCATCGTCTCTCAGACCACCCAGCGGAAGGAGAACCTGGAAGCCCTGGTTTCCCGAGTGTCCTCCGCCGTCCACGAGACGAGGATTTTCAATACCATCTGCGACGCCACATCGTCGAGGCAGGAATCGGTGGCGCGGCTTGCCGATTCCGTTGATGGTATTATCATTATAGGCGGCAAGAACAGCGCCAATACGACGCAGCTTTTCCAGGTAGCGTCTGCCTCGGGGAGCCCTGTCCTCTGGATCGAGGACGTGGACGGTCTCAAAAGGGGATGGTTGGAGGGCAAGAAAAGGATCGGGATCGCGGCGGGGGCGAGCACACCCGACTGGCTGATCCGAAAAATCGCTACGAGACTTGATTCTGCAGGGAGCGCCGGGGAGGATGGTTGGTAA